One genomic region from Lepisosteus oculatus isolate fLepOcu1 chromosome 20, fLepOcu1.hap2, whole genome shotgun sequence encodes:
- the gpt2 gene encoding alanine aminotransferase 2 — MHRFQVMAKRSLIAGVFDHCSCIVRMNAVKTPCSIQPLKLKRHVTELQGVRRLSTAEASVAARENGKIREKTLTMETMNPQIKTVEYAVRGPIVIKAGEIERELQEGVKKPFTEVIKANIGDAHAMGQKPITFLRQIVALCTCPELLDSPAFPEDAKKRARRILQSCGGNSLGSYSASQGLDCIRENIALYMEQRDRGVPANPDNIYLTTGASDGIVSILKLLVAGEGLSRTGVMIPIPQYPLYSAAISELGAVQVNYYLDEEHCWALDVNELHKALSAARKYCNPKVLCIINPGNPTGQVQSKKCIEDVIHFAYEEKLFILSDEVYQDNIYSPECQFHSFKKVLYEMGPEYFNTVELASFHSTSKGYMGECGFRGGYMEVINLDPEVKAQMVKLLSVRLCPPVSGQAAMDVIVNPPRPGEPSFEQFIQEKNAVLNTLAEKAKLTEKILNTLPGIKCNPLQGAMYAFPRIFIPPRAVEEAKALGMPPDMLYCLKLLEETGICIVPGSGFGQKEGTYHFRMTILPPTEKLKLLLEKVRDFHIKFLQEYSTLDSTPR, encoded by the exons ATGCATCGTTTTCAGGTCATGGCAAAAAGGTCTTTGATCGCAGGTGTTTTCGACCACTGCTCGTGTATTGTACGAATGAATGCTGTGAAAACACCTTGCAGTATACAGCCCTTGAAACTCAAAAGACACGTTACTGAGCTGCAAGGAGTTAGGAGGCTGAGCACGGCGGAGGCATCTGTAGCAGCCAGAGAAAATGGCAAAATTCGCGAGAAAACATTGACGATGGAGACTATGAACCCTCAGATAAAGACAGTGGAATATGCGGTGAGGGGACCTATTGTCATCAAAGCTGGGGAAATTGAAAGAGAGCTACAAGAG GGTGTGAAGAAGCCTTTTACAGAAGTAATCAAAGCTAATATTGGTGATGCCCATGCCATGGGACAGAAACCTATAACATTCCTACGCCAG ATCGTTGCTCTGTGCACATGCCCAGAGCTGCTAGACAGCCCTGCTTTCCCAGAAGATGCCAAGAAAAGAGCTCGTCGCATTCTCCAGAGCTGCGGGGGAAACAGCTTAG GGTCATACAGTGCAAGTCAGGGTCTAGACTGTATCCGAGAGAATATTGCACTGTATATGGAGCAGAGAGACCGAGGTGTTCCCGCCAACCCTGACAATATTTACCTCACCACTGGCGCCAGTGATGGCATTGTG AGCATTTTGAAGCTGTTGGTTGCCGGAGAAGGGCTCTCTCGCACTGGGGTGATGATTCCAATTCCACAGTATCCTCTTTACTCCGCCGCCATTTCTGAGCTGGGGGCAGTGCAAGTGAACTATTACCTGGATGAAGAGCACTGCTGGGCCCTGGATGTGAATGAGCTTCACAAAGCTTTAAGCGCGGCTAGAAAGTATTGCAATCCTAAAGTGCTTTGCATTATAAATCCAGGAAACCCGACAG GTCAAGTTCAAAGCAAGAAGTGCATTGAGGACGTTATTCATTTTGCTTACGAGGAGAAACTTTTCATACTGTCAGATGAG GTTTATCAGGACAATATCTATTCTCCAGAGTGCCAGTTCCATTCCTTTAAGAAGGTCCTGTATGAGATGGGGCCAGAATACTTCAACACAGTTGAATTGGCTTCTTTCCACTCCACCTCAAAAGGTTATATGGGCGA GTGTGGCTTCAGGGGAGGTTACATGGAGGTGATTAATCTGGACCCTGAGGTGAAAGCCCAGATGGTCAAACTGCTTTCAGTCCGCCTCTGTCCTCCAGTGTCTGGCCAGGCAGCCATGGACGTCATCGTTAACCCCCCACGACCTGGTGAACCTTCGTTTGAGCAGTTTATCCAG GAGAAAAACGCAGTGCTGAATACTCTTGCTGAGAAGGCAAAGTTGACGGAGAAGATCCTGAACACACTTCCTGGGATCAAGTGTAACCCTCTGCAGGGAGCCATGTATGCTTTTCCCAGGAtcttcattcctcccagagcaGTGGAAGAGGCCAAG GCATTAGGTATGCCCCCAGACATGCTGTACTGTCTAAAGCTACTTGAGGAGACTGGTATATGTATTGTGCCTGGCAGTGGCTTTGGACAAAAGGAAGGAACCTACCATTTCAG AATGACAATCTTGCCACCAACTGAAAAGCTTAAATTGCTACTTGAGAAAGTCCGAGATTTCCACATAAAATTTCTACAGGAGTATTCGACCCTGGACAGCACTCCAAGATGA
- the cdca9 gene encoding borealin-2: MAPRKWKKNFSAAEVEGVSQLNNEQREQKTKLFMQQFQKEAQERTKEMEEKLEQTVATVEKAFKVQILKMPPSLQRKSVKELTSEDESQAGEVTIAMQADSSVIEPVKKKIGKKAQIANKSEASRPKQLRRILSVQSNKTVETVGKTVTKSRSLDFSNSTCARPTPPRASPAAPASTLRTRRTHSRIAKATNLTALPSESLLRTTRLASDGEIVGNSQLGIAIATISTSHGRTFTLSDEGKDEIDLEMLDDTALTQMQKLMSLMDYLCSKAKVNSS; encoded by the exons ATGGCCCCtaggaaatggaaaaaaaacttttcagcaGCTGAAGTTGAAGGCGTTAGCCAATTGAACAACGAGCAAAGGGAACAGAAAACTAAACTATTCATGCAGCAATTCCAGAAAGAAG CACaggaaagaacaaaagaaatggaagaaaaattAGAGCAGACTGTGGCGACGGTGGAAAAAGCTTTCAAAGTACAAATATTGAAAATGCCCCCGTCACTGCAGCGCAAAAGCGTGAAGGAACTGACGAGTG AAGACGAATCCCAAGCTGGGGAAGTTACAATTGCAATGCAG GCAGACTCTTCAGTGATTGAACCGGTGAAAAAGAAAATCGGTAAAAAAG cccaGATTGCTAATAAATCTGAAGCCTCTCGCCCAAAACAACTGAGGAGAATACTATCGGTGCAAAGCAACAAGACTGTAGAGACGGTAGGAAAG ACGGTGACAAAATCCCGATCTTTGGATTTCTCAAATTCGACTTGTGCGAGACCAACACCTCCCAG GGCTAGTCCAGCTGCTCCAGCCTCCACTCTGAGAACAAGAAGGACTCATAGTCGGATTGCTAAAGCCACAAACTTGACTGCATTGCCCAGTGAAAGTCTGCTGAG AACCACCAGGCTGGCGAGTGATGGGGAGATAGTTGGTAACTCCCAGTTAGGAATTGCCATTGCCACTATTTCTACTTCTCATGGACGG ACCTTCACCTTGTCTGATGAGGGAAAAGATGAAATTGACCTGGAGATGCTTGATGACACTGCCTTAACGCAGATGCAGAAATTAATG AGTTTGATGGATTACCTGTGCAGTAAAGCCAAAGTGAATTCAAGTTGA
- the dnaja2a gene encoding dnaJ homolog subfamily A member 2a, with protein sequence MANAVDTKLYDILGVPPSASENELKKAYRKLAKEYHPDKNPNAGDKFKEISFAYEVLSNPEKRELYDRYGEQGLREGGGGGGGMDDIFSHIFGGGLFGFMGGQSRNRNGRRRGEDMVHPLKVSLEDLYNGKTTKLQLSKNVLCSACNGQGGKTGAVQKCVACRGRGMRVMIRQLAPGMVQQMQSVCSDCNGEGEVINEKDRCKKCEGKKVVKEVKILEVHVDKGMKHGQKITFGGEADQAPGVEPGDIVLILQEKEHDIFRREGNDLHMTHKIGLVEALCGFQFTLKHLDGRQIVVKYPAGKVIEPGSIRVVRGEGMPQYRNPFEKGDLYIKFDVQFPDNNWISPEKMTELEDLLPARAEAPSVCGEIEEVDLQDYDVKHGSAGGHRREAYNDSSDEESGHHGPGVQCAHQ encoded by the exons ATGGCGAACGCCGTTGATACTAAACTCTACGACATCCTCGGGGTGCCCCCCAGTGCTTCTGAAAACGAGCTGAAAAAG GCATACCGCAAGTTAGCAAAAGAATACCATCCTGATAAGAATCCAAATGCTGGAGATAAG TTTAAAGAAATAAGCTTTGCCTATGAAGTACTGTCCAACCCAGAGAAGAGAGAACTGTATGACAGATATGGAGAACAGGGGCTGCGGGAAGGTGGTGGAGGAGGTGGTGGAATGGATGACATCTTCTCTCACATTTTTGGAGGTGGTCTCTTTGGGTTTATGGGTGGTCAAAGCAGGAACCGAAATGGAAGACGAAGAGGTGAAGATATGGTTCATCCACTCAA AGTTTCCTTGGAAGATCTCTACAATGGGAAGACGACAAAATTACAACTAAGCAAGAATGTTCTTTGTAGTGCCTGCAACGG ccaGGGTGGAAAAACGGGAGCTGTCCAGAAGTGTGTGGCTTGCAGGGGCCGTGGTATGCGTGTCATGATCAGACAGTTAGCTCCAGGCATGGTCCAACAGATGCAGTCAGTTTGTTCTGATTGTAATGGAGAAG GTGAGGTTATTAATGAAAAGGATCGCTGTAAAAAATGTGAGGGTAAGAAAGTCGTCAAGGAAGTAAAAATCCTGGAAGTTCATGTAGACAAAGGCATGAAACATGGACAGAAGATTACTTTCGGTGGAGAAGCTGACCAGGCACCTGGTGTGGAACCTGGAGACATTGTCCTTATACTACAGGAGAAGGAGCATGAC atATTTAGGAGAGAAGGCAATGACTTGCACATGACCCATAAGATTGGCCTTGTTGAAGCACTTTGTGGATTCCAGTTCACATTGAAACACTTAGATGGAAGGCAGATTGTCGTCAAATACCCTGCTGGAAAAGTTATTGAGCCAG gctcAATCCGTGTGGTGCGAGGTGAAGGCATGCCACAGTACCGTAACCCTTTTGAGAAGGGTGATCTGTATATTAAATTTGATGTGCAGTTTCCTGACAACAACTGGATCAGTCCAGAAAAAATGACG GAACTGGAGGATTTACTCCCTGCTAGAGCTGAAGCCCCCAGTGTTTGTGGAGAAATAGAAGAAGTTGATCTTCAGGATTATGATGTGAAACATGGATCAGCAGGAGGGCACAGGCGTGAAGCTTACAACGACAGCTCTGATGAAGAAAGTGGGCATCATGGCCCAGGGGTACAGTGTGCCCATCAGTAA